The sequence TTTAGGGTTTGGCGATGAGCGAACTGAAAGGCGAATTGCGTCCCAAACCAGAAGATCTCGGTGTCGAAGACCCAGACTTGGTCCCCATGTCCCGAAAGGACTTTCGGAGACAAAAACGTCGACAACGCCGAAAGCTCATGCTTGCGGTGCTTCCGACGATGTTGACGCTCGGCAATGGGATGTGCGGTTTAGGTGCCATTGCCGTCGCGGTTAGCGGACCAGAGCTGAACTGGCCCTTGGAACAAAAGCTATTTGCGTCGGGACTGCTGATCTTTGGCGGGATGTTGTTCGATGCACTCGATGGTTCGGCCGCGCGAATGACCGGTCAAGAAACCGAATTCGGAGGGCAACTCGATAGTCTTTGCGATGCGGTCACTTTCGGAACCGCACCGGCAGTCATCATTTGGCGCATCAGCGACGCCTTACCGCAACGCTTTTTGTGGGCTTGCGGTGTTCTATTCACGCTTTGCGTTTTAATTCGCCTGGCGCGATTCAATGTCGAAACAGGCGAAGACGACACTCACGAAACTTTTGAAGGACTGCCCAGTCCTGCCGCTGCGGGTACACTCGCCGCGTTCGCACTTGCGATGCCAGAACTTAAAAGCATCGCCGAAGAAGCATCGTATTCAGAGCACGTTCAGTTGGCCGCTGAAAAGGTTCTGATCGCCTCACACTACATCATCCCAAGTCTTGCGGGTGTTTTGGCGTACCTGATGGTTTCGCGATTCCAATACCCGCACTTGGTAGCCCAGTATGCGCAAGGCAAACGATCGCTACATCAGATCGGCCAAGCGCTCTTTGTGGTTGTCGTCGCGATCTTTATTCACTGGATGGTGCTACCGATCGCGTTCTGCTACTACTCGTTCGGAACGCCACTGAAATCGCTACTGATGAAATCAAAGGCCGATCCACCGTCTGAGATGGCACATCACCACGGCGACTAGAATTGCGATTTGGGCAGTTCCAAAGTTCGATTGTTAACGACGTTCGTTGTACAAACAAACGGCTTCGTCAAAACTGGTCAGGCCATCGACGACCTTATCCATCGCACTTTGAGCCAGTAGCTTCATCCCTTTCTTGACGGCAAACTCCTTCATCGCGCCGCTGCTTTCGCCAGCCAGGATCATCTGCCGAAGTTGATCGTTAATTCGAATCACTTCGAACACGGCGACGCGTCCTCGATAACCCGTTTTTCGACACTTGTCACACCCGACGGCTCGGAACACTTGCAGATCGCCTGGAATTCCATAACGCTGGCTGATTTCTTGATCCAAGTGGTAGGGAACTTTGCATTCATCGCAAAGCCGTCGAATGAGACGCTGGGCAACAATGACCCGCAAAGCGTCAGCCAATCGATAAGCTTCGATCCCCATGTCCTGTAGTCGTACGATCGCGCCGATCGCATCTTCGGTGTGCATGGTGGATAGAACCACCCGCCCGGCCATTGATGCTCGCATACAAACGTCCGCGGTCTGATGATCGGGTAACTCGCCGACCATCAAGACATCTGGGTCCTGCCGCAGCAAAGCTTTGGCTGCTTCGACGTAGCCGAACCCATCCTGCGAATGGGTCTGCATTTGATTGATTCCGTCGATGCGAAACTCAACAGGATCTTCGACAGTACAAAGATTCGTTTCGGCATCATTGAGCGATTCCAAACAGGAATACACCGTCGTGGTCTTGCCACAAGTCGTTGGTCCTGTGACAAGCATCAGCCCGCTCTGGCAACGAATTGACTCCATCAGGTCTTTGCGTTGTCGACGTGTCAAACCTAATTTCG comes from Stieleria sp. JC731 and encodes:
- a CDS encoding CDP-alcohol phosphatidyltransferase family protein; its protein translation is MSELKGELRPKPEDLGVEDPDLVPMSRKDFRRQKRRQRRKLMLAVLPTMLTLGNGMCGLGAIAVAVSGPELNWPLEQKLFASGLLIFGGMLFDALDGSAARMTGQETEFGGQLDSLCDAVTFGTAPAVIIWRISDALPQRFLWACGVLFTLCVLIRLARFNVETGEDDTHETFEGLPSPAAAGTLAAFALAMPELKSIAEEASYSEHVQLAAEKVLIASHYIIPSLAGVLAYLMVSRFQYPHLVAQYAQGKRSLHQIGQALFVVVVAIFIHWMVLPIAFCYYSFGTPLKSLLMKSKADPPSEMAHHHGD